In the Alphaproteobacteria bacterium LSUCC0719 genome, one interval contains:
- a CDS encoding methylated-DNA--[protein]-cysteine S-methyltransferase: MRTQSRRTQSRHDKSRHDQPGPATAKRRRQAQRDYRRIEAAIAHIAAHYLHAPSLDELAAAVHLSPFHFQRLFTRWAGVSPKRFARYLSLDHARALLRRDGVSCLDAAYESGLSGPGRLHDMFVRIEAMTPGEYGRGGAGLQIGYGFAESLFGEVLVAATPRGICHLAFADDREAALDRMRATFPAADFVPTGPVPQAEAVQAALRMDWSSVADIRLHLRATSFQMKVWEALLQIPTGRLASYGDVAAAIGRPGAGRAVGTAIGANPVALLIPCHRVIRQSGEAGGYMWGASRKQAIIGWESARHDSCDVEDEGQGAGGPRAVCPPHGMAGNRS; encoded by the coding sequence ATGCGAACCCAATCCCGGCGAACCCAATCCCGGCACGATAAATCCCGGCACGATCAACCCGGCCCCGCCACCGCCAAGCGCCGTAGGCAGGCGCAGCGCGACTACCGCCGGATCGAGGCGGCCATCGCCCATATCGCGGCGCATTATCTTCACGCGCCATCGCTTGACGAGCTGGCCGCGGCGGTGCATCTCAGCCCGTTCCATTTCCAGCGGCTGTTCACCCGCTGGGCCGGCGTCAGCCCGAAACGCTTTGCCCGCTATCTGAGCCTCGACCATGCGCGGGCGCTGCTGCGCCGGGATGGCGTCAGCTGCCTTGATGCCGCCTATGAGTCCGGTCTGTCGGGGCCGGGCCGCCTGCATGACATGTTTGTGCGGATCGAGGCGATGACCCCCGGTGAATATGGGCGTGGCGGTGCCGGTCTGCAGATCGGCTACGGCTTTGCCGAGAGCCTGTTTGGCGAGGTGCTTGTCGCCGCGACGCCGCGCGGGATCTGTCATCTTGCTTTCGCCGATGACCGCGAGGCGGCGCTGGACCGAATGCGCGCCACCTTTCCGGCGGCGGATTTTGTGCCCACCGGGCCAGTGCCACAGGCCGAGGCGGTGCAGGCGGCGCTGCGGATGGACTGGTCCTCGGTGGCCGACATCCGGCTTCATCTGCGCGCCACATCCTTTCAGATGAAGGTGTGGGAGGCGCTGCTGCAAATCCCGACCGGCCGCCTGGCAAGCTATGGCGATGTTGCCGCCGCCATTGGCAGGCCCGGCGCCGGACGCGCCGTCGGCACCGCCATCGGGGCGAACCCGGTGGCCTTGCTGATCCCCTGTCACCGGGTGATCCGGCAGAGTGGCGAGGCGGGGGGCTATATGTGGGGCGCATCCCGCAAACAGGCCATTATCGGATGGGAATCGGCCCGGCATGACAGCTGTGACGTGGAGGACGAGGGCCAGGGTGCCGGCGGCCCGCGCGCTGTCTGCCCGCCGCACGGCATGGCTGGCAATCGGTCGTGA
- a CDS encoding pseudouridine-5'-phosphate glycosidase: protein MAGQPMIDFQMSDEVAAARRDGVPLVALESTLISHGLPYPENIEVAQAAETAVRAAGAVPATMAVLDGRAHAGLAEEEMMRLATESGVAKLSRRDLAVALSGVSRAPMLGATTVSTTMILAERAGIGVFATGGIGGVHRGGEASMDISADLFELAHTPVAVVCSGPKVILDLPRTREVLETMGVTLVGYRSDDMPAFWARHSGLAVDCRADDPRELADIVRARAGLGIGGAVLICNPVDPSRALEIDEIEGWIAGCIDDAPAGAAATPWLLAEIARRSSGRSLAANKRLIIDNAALAGAVAVELAG, encoded by the coding sequence ATGGCGGGACAACCGATGATTGATTTCCAGATGTCTGACGAGGTGGCGGCCGCGCGCCGCGATGGCGTGCCCCTTGTCGCCCTTGAATCGACGCTGATCAGCCACGGCTTGCCATATCCGGAGAATATCGAGGTGGCACAGGCAGCCGAGACGGCTGTCCGCGCGGCTGGAGCCGTGCCGGCGACAATGGCGGTCCTCGATGGCAGGGCGCATGCCGGCCTTGCCGAGGAAGAGATGATGCGTCTTGCCACAGAATCCGGTGTGGCAAAGCTGTCGCGACGCGATCTTGCCGTCGCCTTGTCCGGGGTGTCCAGGGCGCCGATGCTTGGCGCGACGACGGTGTCGACGACGATGATCCTTGCCGAGCGGGCCGGCATCGGCGTTTTTGCGACCGGCGGCATTGGCGGGGTGCATCGCGGCGGCGAGGCCAGCATGGATATCTCAGCCGATCTGTTCGAGCTGGCGCACACGCCGGTGGCGGTTGTCTGTTCAGGCCCAAAGGTGATCCTTGACCTGCCCCGAACGCGCGAGGTGCTGGAGACGATGGGTGTCACGCTTGTCGGCTACCGGAGCGACGACATGCCGGCCTTCTGGGCTCGGCATAGCGGACTTGCCGTTGATTGCCGGGCTGATGATCCGCGCGAACTTGCCGACATTGTTCGGGCCAGGGCCGGGCTTGGTATTGGCGGGGCGGTGCTGATCTGCAATCCGGTCGATCCGTCGCGGGCGCTGGAGATTGACGAGATTGAGGGCTGGATTGCGGGGTGCATTGATGACGCCCCTGCCGGCGCCGCGGCAACGCCCTGGCTGCTGGCGGAAATCGCGCGCCGGTCGAGCGGGCGAAGCCTTGCCGCCAACAAGCGGTTGATCATCGACAATGCGGCGCTTGCCGGCGCTGTGGCGGTGGAACTTGCCGGATAA
- a CDS encoding acyl-CoA synthetase produces the protein MRQHYEAMPRNDANFVPLSPLSFITRTADLFPDRTAVIYGERRYTWAESYARMRRLASALTRAGYGLGDTVSVIAANTPEMFEAHSGVPMAGCVLNSINTRLEAETIAYILEHGDCRVLITDTAFAPTVGAALDSLSAEVRSRIRVIDIRDPAMGDLPPLGDEDYEAFIATGDPDFAWSMPEDEWQALALNYTSGTSGRPKGVVYHHRGAYLMSMGTATGWQLPQHPTYLYIVPMFHCNGWCHVWTMTMMAGTIVLIREISAAAIFGAIGTHRVTHFGGAPIVLSLLVNAPEEMRPKLDYRVKAFTAGAPPPAAILQKMAEMDFEVMQVYGLTETYGHVTQCVWREEWDGLPFDEQADLQSWQGVAFPMHEGAAVMNTDTGEMVPRDGQTQGEIVLRGNAVMKGYYRNEAATAESLRDGWFFSGDAAVWHRNGYIQIKDRLKDVIISGGENISSVEVEGYLYRHPAVAAAAVVAKPDEKWGEVPCAFVELKPGETLGEDEFLDWCRGQMAGFKRPKQVVFGELPKTSTGKIQKFVLRQKVTEAG, from the coding sequence ATGAGGCAGCACTATGAAGCCATGCCGCGGAACGATGCCAATTTCGTGCCGCTGTCACCGCTGAGTTTCATCACCCGCACCGCTGATCTGTTTCCGGACCGGACCGCCGTGATCTATGGCGAGCGCCGCTATACATGGGCCGAAAGCTATGCCCGGATGCGGCGGCTTGCCTCGGCCCTGACAAGGGCGGGATACGGACTTGGCGATACGGTTTCGGTGATTGCCGCGAATACGCCGGAGATGTTCGAGGCCCATTCCGGCGTGCCGATGGCGGGGTGCGTTCTGAATTCGATCAACACCCGTCTCGAGGCCGAGACCATCGCCTATATCCTCGAGCATGGCGATTGCCGCGTGCTGATCACCGATACCGCCTTTGCGCCGACGGTCGGGGCGGCGCTGGATTCGCTGTCTGCCGAGGTGCGGTCCCGGATCCGCGTGATCGACATTCGCGATCCGGCAATGGGCGATCTGCCACCTCTTGGCGATGAGGATTACGAGGCGTTTATTGCCACCGGCGATCCGGATTTCGCCTGGTCGATGCCGGAAGATGAATGGCAGGCGCTGGCGCTGAATTATACCTCTGGCACCTCCGGGCGGCCAAAGGGGGTCGTCTATCACCACCGCGGTGCCTATCTGATGAGCATGGGCACCGCCACCGGATGGCAGCTGCCACAGCATCCGACATATCTCTATATCGTGCCGATGTTCCACTGCAATGGCTGGTGCCATGTCTGGACGATGACGATGATGGCCGGCACCATAGTGCTGATCCGCGAGATCAGCGCCGCCGCCATCTTTGGTGCCATCGGCACGCACCGGGTAACCCATTTCGGCGGCGCGCCGATTGTTCTCAGCCTGCTTGTGAACGCGCCCGAGGAGATGCGCCCGAAGCTGGATTACCGGGTCAAGGCCTTTACCGCCGGTGCCCCGCCGCCAGCCGCGATCCTGCAGAAGATGGCGGAGATGGATTTCGAGGTGATGCAGGTCTATGGGCTGACCGAAACCTATGGCCATGTCACGCAATGCGTCTGGCGCGAGGAATGGGACGGGTTGCCGTTTGATGAACAGGCCGACCTGCAGAGCTGGCAGGGCGTTGCCTTTCCGATGCATGAGGGCGCCGCCGTGATGAACACCGACACTGGCGAGATGGTGCCGCGTGACGGCCAGACGCAGGGCGAAATCGTGCTTCGCGGCAACGCGGTTATGAAGGGCTATTACCGGAACGAGGCGGCGACCGCCGAATCGCTTCGTGACGGCTGGTTCTTTTCCGGCGATGCGGCGGTGTGGCACCGGAACGGCTACATCCAGATCAAGGACCGGCTGAAGGATGTCATCATCTCGGGCGGCGAGAACATCTCCTCGGTCGAGGTCGAGGGCTATCTCTATCGCCACCCGGCGGTGGCGGCGGCTGCCGTGGTGGCGAAGCCGGATGAAAAATGGGGCGAGGTTCCCTGTGCCTTTGTTGAATTGAAGCCGGGTGAAACACTCGGCGAGGACGAATTCCTCGATTGGTGTCGGGGCCAGATGGCCGGCTTCAAGCGCCCGAAACAGGTGGTGTTCGGCGAACTGCCAAAAACCTCGACAGGCAAGATCCAGAAATTCGTGCTGCGCCAGAAGGTAACCGAGGCGGGGTGA